In Megalops cyprinoides isolate fMegCyp1 chromosome 16, fMegCyp1.pri, whole genome shotgun sequence, the genomic window ATCAGATCAGTGTTGCCTGATGGCTGgtttttttcatctcattgTGTATGAGAAAATGGCTTTGGCTAGGCAGAGATATTTTGAGCTACTTTTGTACAggtttttgaaaagtttttgaATCCCTTTCTCCTCATGAAAATGTTGAAACACACCCTTTCAATAGCACATTACAGATCATTTCCCCAATTCAGTTAGTTGCACTGATACAAGACAAGTTTACCCCATACAAATCCTAACCTTAACCATTACATAGAACAATACAAAACTGACCTCAAATCAGCACTTAAATCAAATTTGTTTGGAAAGCTAAGTGGGTCCTGTTTGAGGCATCTTTTTATCATGTCCTGAAGTCAAATGTTCAGCTGTCATTTCATACCAGAACATGTGTTCTGATCAAGAGAAGTATACATGGGTGGGAACAAACATGTAACACCGATCACCAAAATCTGTTTTGGGTGGGTTTTTAGTGCCTTGGGTGGGATTTTGTTTCTGAAGTATAAACAAAATCTGGCAACCCCGGACCACAGGGAAGGTCCTCAAAGCACTCAGGCTTCTACTCTTGGTGATAAACCTGATGAACATGTCTGAACTCGTAGATACAGTACCTTGATGTGTGGCTAGATAATAATTTAAGTTTTAAACGGCTTATAGGTTGACTAAAAAGAATAAAGATTAGAAAAACATTCAGGCTGGTTTTTCACTTCCTATACAAATaatatatcatcatcatcatcttatGCAAGAAAAATTGATTTCCTGCCCTACCCTTCCCTACTTCAGGACTGTGCTGAAGTTTATATGTATGCACCAACCTCATCCCTGCATCTGTTGGAGACCCTTAATCATAGAGCtctcaaattcatatttatcaCTGTGTACTCAGAAGCGAGGTTGGTTCCCCTTAACAACTTGCAGACAGTACAAATGGCACACTTCTATTTGCAAAGCTGTTATTGGCAAACCGCCTTCCCATTTGTGAATCTAGAACTGTCAGCTCAGTGTATTCTTAGCCTTGGCTTGCAACCCCATATCCGTTTTTAATGTTGCGAAAATCAAGACTTGGTTTGGGGGAAAAAGCATTTCAGTACTTTGCACAATTATGTTAAACAGGAGAAGTCTACAGGTTAGTTAACAGTTATCAGTTTAGATTAAAACTGGATGCATTCATTGCATcagatgatttttaaaaaattacattgcaaAATATGTTGCAGGCAAAGTGTACATTTTTGACTTGTAGTAGTTAGTTCcattaatgtatgttttaattgtttgtttgttttctgttatagACTAAATACTTCACCTTGGATCCTGGGAAGGACACTTCTTGTAGAAATAAATCCATTAAGTGTATGTATTTTGATTGTGAAGATCTTTATGTTCTGTGACAGTTCCATGCCTCTATGCCAGACATAGCTTTGTAGGGTTTGATCTAAGATTTTACCTCATAAAAACTCCCTCTGTTCGTGGGACATTTCTCATTCAAGTTCTTTGTTCATCCAAAATAATTGTCCCTTCTCATAACTTTCTCCTAACAGCTGTGACTAGGGGGAAAGCCATGATGAACACGTCCCAGAACATGTCCCAGAATGCCTCTTCGAAGAGGAACCTGGTCTTTGTCGGGGCGTACACGCTGGTCTTCATAGCTGGCCTGATCCTCAACCTCATTTCGCTGGTGGTCTTTTGCCGCCAAAGCAAGTCCCGCTCTCACACCATAGTCTACATGACCAACCTGGCCGTGGCTGACCTGCTGCTGGTCTGCACCCTACCCATGAGGATCTATTACCACCTGGGCTTCTCCGACCTGCCTCAGACGCTGTGTGAGGTCCTTGGCCTCACCCTCCTGGTCAACATGTACGGGAGCATCTTCCTTCTGACATGCATTAGCGTCGACCGCTGCATGGCTGTCTGCTTCCCCATGTCGGCCCGCGTCAAGGACTGGCGAAAGAAGGCTGTActggtgtgcctgtgtgtctggaTACTGACCATCGGTGCCAGCCTGCCCATCTACCTGTTCAAGAAGAAGAAATCTAACCGGGGTGAGCATCAATGTTTCGGGAGTGCCCCCGTCTATGCCACACAGCGGGTGGCCGTAGCCACCACACTCACCATTGGATTCAGCGTGCCCCTCGCCTCCATACTGACATGCTCCTGGTTCCTGATCCGGGCCATCGGGCGAAGTGAGGCGGTGCAGACGGGCGCGGTCGACAGCCAGAAGATCCGGCGCATGATCACCGTCAGCCTGGTGATCTTCCTTGTGTGCTTCCTGCCCTACCACCTCATCCTGGGGCTGCTGTACGCCAGCCCGGACCGCAGATCCCCGGAGGATGCGGAGGGCCCGAATTTCCCCCCGGCGCTGGTCTCTGCTTACCAGTATAGCCTGGTGCTGGCCTGTTTCAATGCCATGCTGGACCCGCTGGTGTACTACTTCACCACAGAGACTTTCCGGAACAACACCATCAACATCAACACCATCAGGAGGATGCTGCCTCTACAGAGCCACAGCTCGGACAGCAACCATCGTTCTCAGGTCCCTCTCAACTCTTGAACCCCTTCACCCACATaggtgcacacatacatacacacacacacacacacacatacacacacacacacacacacacacacacacacacacacacacacaccactgatgtccagcagcacacactcacagtgagGGATTTGTGAGTAATCACTGCATGGCTTTTCATGGGGGTCCACGTCTGTGAATATGGCCCGTTGAGCCTGAACACAGTGATGAACATAGATGTCTGCTGCCCTTTGTTTGTTCGTTCGTTGTTTCGTTTTCATCACGCCCAGCACCATGTCCAGCTGCGAACACTGGTTTGGCTGTAAATGTCGAACTATCGCATGGTGGTCACACAGCTCTGAAActtctttatttttgaacattCTCAACGCTTAATAATTGAAGcgtttacttttttttattactttttacttatttattactttattccTTTTCTACTTTTAGCACTGATTcagcactgtaaaatgtgtgtaagagtgtaatatatatttattcacaaCAAGCATAAATCTTTATGTATTGTGGCAGTGACAATGTTATGCACGTTACAGTGACGTGTGGTGAGGTCAATGGCTGGGGAGGCACTGGATAGTAACAGAGCCAGATTTAAACACATATGAATCCGATAGAGGTATCTTAAATTCAATAAGTTACTTAAATTAAATAAGTTACTTAGACTATGGAAGGCGAGGACATGTAATGAAGAGGTCTACAAACATTACATTggtgacacacagagagatagTAACAGGCACGCGCTTATTGCCCGCGCTCCACCCAGTTTCTGAGGGTGTGTGCAATCAGGGGGGAGGCTGAGCTCGTCGCTGCTCCACCTCTCGTCTCTCCCTGTATTTGCAGCTGAGCTCTGCAAATTTTGTGATTTTGACT contains:
- the LOC118791643 gene encoding lysophosphatidic acid receptor 4, translating into MMNTSQNMSQNASSKRNLVFVGAYTLVFIAGLILNLISLVVFCRQSKSRSHTIVYMTNLAVADLLLVCTLPMRIYYHLGFSDLPQTLCEVLGLTLLVNMYGSIFLLTCISVDRCMAVCFPMSARVKDWRKKAVLVCLCVWILTIGASLPIYLFKKKKSNRGEHQCFGSAPVYATQRVAVATTLTIGFSVPLASILTCSWFLIRAIGRSEAVQTGAVDSQKIRRMITVSLVIFLVCFLPYHLILGLLYASPDRRSPEDAEGPNFPPALVSAYQYSLVLACFNAMLDPLVYYFTTETFRNNTININTIRRMLPLQSHSSDSNHRSQVPLNS